The following are encoded together in the Armatimonadota bacterium genome:
- a CDS encoding TldD/PmbA family protein — protein sequence MMRREQIQDIAEQVLAASTADQTEVLIFAGDEALTRFANNTIHQNVAETDTGVRVRAVVGKRVGVVSGNDTSPQALKDLAAKALEVARNSEPNEEFVSLPAPSGDHRESDVQPVQATIDCDPAQRAEAVRTMLDIARANDLRAAGRFSTGHTAVCVANSLGIRSYFERSGAGATVLMQAADSSGFAQAESEDVTRINPREIAEVAARKALESAGPRDLEPGAYTVILEPLAVCDMLYMLGIYDLHSLAHQEQRSFTSGHMGEKVCGENISIWDDGWDPRGNRMPFDYEGVTRQRVDIITNGILTALPYDSFTAAREEGAVNTGHALPAPNSWGPVPSHLFMNTGEYSLQEMIAATERGVLVTRFHYTNMVHPVRTVFTGMTRDGTFLIEDGQIVGGLKNMRFTQSILEALSNVDMIGSEGVLDGHAWAPALRVNGFNFSSATHF from the coding sequence ATGATGCGCCGAGAGCAGATTCAGGACATCGCCGAACAGGTGCTGGCGGCATCCACAGCCGACCAGACCGAGGTACTCATCTTCGCCGGCGACGAAGCATTGACGCGTTTCGCCAACAACACGATCCACCAGAATGTGGCCGAAACCGATACCGGCGTCCGTGTCCGCGCCGTGGTGGGGAAGCGCGTGGGAGTGGTGTCGGGCAACGACACCTCGCCGCAGGCGCTCAAAGATCTGGCCGCGAAGGCTCTCGAAGTCGCCCGCAACTCCGAACCCAACGAGGAGTTCGTCTCTCTTCCTGCGCCATCGGGGGATCACCGCGAGTCCGATGTTCAGCCAGTCCAGGCAACCATAGACTGCGACCCGGCCCAGCGCGCCGAAGCCGTGCGCACCATGCTGGACATCGCCCGCGCCAATGACCTGCGGGCCGCCGGCCGGTTCTCCACCGGGCACACCGCGGTCTGTGTCGCCAATTCCCTGGGCATCCGCAGCTACTTCGAACGCAGCGGGGCCGGCGCAACGGTGCTCATGCAGGCCGCTGATTCCAGCGGCTTCGCCCAGGCCGAAAGCGAGGACGTGACGCGAATAAACCCGCGGGAGATTGCCGAGGTCGCCGCACGCAAGGCCCTGGAGTCTGCCGGCCCACGAGACCTCGAACCCGGCGCGTATACAGTGATTCTCGAACCCCTCGCTGTCTGCGACATGCTCTACATGCTGGGGATCTACGACCTACACTCACTCGCGCACCAGGAGCAGCGGTCATTCACCTCCGGGCATATGGGCGAGAAGGTCTGTGGGGAGAACATCAGCATCTGGGACGATGGCTGGGACCCGCGCGGCAACCGGATGCCCTTCGACTATGAGGGCGTCACCCGGCAGCGAGTGGACATCATCACCAACGGGATCCTCACCGCCCTCCCCTATGATTCCTTCACCGCGGCGCGCGAAGAGGGCGCAGTGAACACCGGGCACGCTTTGCCCGCGCCGAACTCCTGGGGACCCGTGCCTTCGCACCTGTTCATGAACACCGGCGAGTATTCGCTTCAGGAGATGATCGCCGCCACGGAACGCGGCGTCCTCGTCACTCGCTTCCATTACACGAACATGGTGCATCCCGTGCGCACGGTATTCACAGGGATGACACGTGACGGCACATTCCTGATTGAAGACGGCCAGATCGTGGGCGGGCTGAAGAACATGCGGTTCACCCAGAGCATCCTGGAAGCCCTTAGCAACGTGGACATGATCGGGAGCGAGGGGGTGCTCGACGGCCACGCATGGGCGCCGGCGTTGCGGGTAAACGGCTTCAACTTCAGCAGCGCGACCCACTTCTGA